Proteins from a single region of Antechinus flavipes isolate AdamAnt ecotype Samford, QLD, Australia chromosome 2, AdamAnt_v2, whole genome shotgun sequence:
- the SLC25A37 gene encoding mitoferrin-1 isoform X2, which translates to MATLLHDAVMNPAEVVKQRMQMYNSPHHSALRCIRAVWRKEGLGAFYRSYTTQLTMNIPFQSIHFITYEFLQEQMNPLRGYNPQSHILAGGLAGAIAAAATTPLDVCKTLLNTQENMALSLANVSGHLSGMANAFRTVYQLSGVAGYFKGIQARIIYQMPSTAISWSVYEFFKYFLTKHRTEKTTLY; encoded by the exons ATGGCCACCCTGCTCCATGATGCTGTAATGAATCCAGCTGAAG TGGTGAAGCAGCGCATGCAGATGTACAACTCCCCTCACCATTCGGCTCTTCGTTGTATCCGGGCCGTGTGGAGGAAAGAGGGCTTGGGCGCCTTCTACCGGAGCTACACCACCCAGCTCACCATGAACATCCCCTTCCAATCCATTCACTTTATTACCTATGAATTCCTTCAGGAACAGATGAACCCCCTCCGGGGCTATAACCCGCAGTCTCACATCCTTGCAGGGGGGCTGGCTGGGGCCATCGCCGCGGCCGCCACAACCCCCCTGGATGTCTGTAAGACTCTGCTCAACACTCAGGAAAACATGGCGCTCTCCCTGGCCAACGTCAGCGGGCATCTGTCGGGCATGGCCAACGCCTTCCGGACGGTGTACCAGCTCAGTGGCGTTGCTGGGTACTTTAAAGGTATCCAGGCACGGATTATTTACCAGATGCCCTCCACGGCCATCTCCTGGTCAGTCTATGAGTTTTTCAAGTACTTCCTTACAAAGCACCGGACAGAAAAAACAACTCTGTACTAA